A window of Desulfobulbaceae bacterium genomic DNA:
GGCTACCTTCTTGCGAGACTGTCAACTTTTTATTTGCTTAGGGACTTGGAAAATACTGATACACCATTTATCAGCTTAAGCATCCCGTCATTCCGGCATGGTTCCAGCCGGAATCCAGCTAAATTCCTGAATACCAGCTAGGGGCATGCTGGTATGACGGCAAAAGGAATGTGGTATTTTAAGAAATTCCAAGTCCCTTATTACCAAACTCAAGAACGATAAGGGTGTGACCGGCAAACGTGAGACGGGACAAGACGAGGACGCCACCACCCCCTCAGGCAGGATTGCCCACTGAATAAATTGCTTTTTGTCACACCATAAGTGTTTGAGATTTGACAATCGCGGCGCGTCACGATAGTGTGGGCGGTCAAGGCAGAAAGAACACATCAGACATGCCCTTATCCTGTTTTTTTGTTTACAACAAAGGGAACCAGACCGAAAGACCGGCATCAGGCAATTGTTCCTCGTTGCACCCAGCCGAACTCCTCTTCTCCGGTCTTTACAAATAGGCACCTCAGCGGCCAAGGAGTACCCCATGACAGATGATGAAACCCCGGGCCAGGCCCTCCTCAAAGTACGAGAACGGATTGATGCCATTGACAATCAGTTCCTGGAACTTTTAAAAGAACGACTGCGTTGCGCCAAAGAAATAGGCAGACTCAAAAACCAGGAAAACCGCGCCAAATGGGATCCTTTACGGGAAAGGCAGATATTCGAAAGATTAAAACTGATGAACGAAGGAGAGTTCCCAGAGCAACCGATGATCAGCATCTTCCGCGAGATAATCACCACCTGCCGTCTTTCACAAAAGACAGTGGATGTGGGATATCTCGGACCAGAAGCGACATTTTCCCACCTGGCGGCAGTAAAATATTTCGGACATTCCGCAAAATTTCTCCCTATGCAGACCATCGAGGATATCTTCCACGACGTCGAACATGGCCGAGTCCGCTACGGCATCATCCCGGTAGAGAATTCCATCGAGGGTTCGGTGACCTCGGCGCTCGATTCATTCATCAAATACCGAGTCAAGATCTGCGGCGAGGTCAACCTACCGATCAAACATAATCTGGTCAACTACAGTGGCAACATCGAGGATATCAAACAGGTGGTGAGCCATTCCCAACCCCTGGCCCAGTGCCGGGAATGGCTGCGCAAGAATCTGCCGGGCATCACGAACCAATCAGTGTTCAGCACCGGCACCGCCGCCCAGATGGCCCACCAGGACCACACGCTGGCCGCGGTGGCAAGTGAGCTAGCGATCAAGACCTACGACCTGCAGGTAGTGGCACGAGGAATTGAAGATTATCGAGGAAACACCACCCGCTTCCTGTTGATTGGCGACAAGTCGCCAAGCCGCAGCGGCCGGGATAAAACATCCTTACTATTGAGCCTGGTCGACAAACCAGGCGCCCTCTATCACACCCTGAACATCATGGCCGATAACGGCATCAATCTCACCAAGATCGAGTCAAGACCGGTCAAAGGAGAGGCTGGCAAGTATATGTTTTTTATTGATTTTATCGGACACATTGAAGATCAGATCGTGAAAAGGACCTGTGCCACTCTACGAGAGACCTGCGCCAGTTTCGAGTGGCTAGGATCATATCCCCAGATGGATGGAAGCGAGTAAGGCTTCCGCAGGGAAAGATCGAGAGCCTGCTTGGGTTACGCTTCGCCAACCCGCTCTATCCACCGATCCGCGACATCTGGCCGTGACAGCTCCCGATAATCCCGGCCTCAGCCAAGGTATGACCTTTGGGTTTCTCACGAATGGTCGCCACGATCAGTTCTTCGATCTCACGGTCGCTACACCCCGATCGGAGAACCGATTTAATGTCGGTTTCACGATCGGTAAGCAAACACGATCTGAGCTTGCCGGCCGAAGTCAACCGCAACCGGTTACAGGTATCACAGAAGTGATCGCTTAACGGACTGATAAAGCCGATAGAGCCTTGAGCACTTGGCAGAGTGAAGAGGCGGGCCGGCCCATCAAGCTTGTGGCTGGAGACTGGGGACAGTACGCCGAATACGGATTCGATCCGGGCGCGGATTTCACTGGCGGGCAGATAACGCGATTCTTGCCAGACGTTGCTATTGCCAATGGGCATAAACTCGATAAAGCGGACGTGAAACGGTTGATCCTGAACAAGCCGGGCAAAGTCGATGATCTCATCATCATTGACACCGCGCATAACCACCACGTTAAGTTTGATGGGCG
This region includes:
- the moaA gene encoding GTP 3',8-cyclase MoaA is translated as MPADLLDSFSRTISYLRISLTDQCNLRCLYCRPLAGEEKLARLDLLSYEEILRVVRVAVGLGIIKVRLTGGEPLVRSGVLPFIGELSVLPGLDEIRLTTNGVLLDRAAAELYQAGIRKLNISLDSLKRWRFAEITGGDFFDRVWAGIEEARRIGFSPIKLNVVVMRGVNDDEIIDFARLVQDQPFHVRFIEFMPIGNSNVWQESRYLPASEIRARIESVFGVLSPVSSHKLDGPARLFTLPSAQGSIGFISPLSDHFCDTCNRLRLTSAGKLRSCLLTDRETDIKSVLRSGCSDREIEELIVATIREKPKGHTLAEAGIIGSCHGQMSRIGG
- the pheA gene encoding prephenate dehydratase, with the protein product MTDDETPGQALLKVRERIDAIDNQFLELLKERLRCAKEIGRLKNQENRAKWDPLRERQIFERLKLMNEGEFPEQPMISIFREIITTCRLSQKTVDVGYLGPEATFSHLAAVKYFGHSAKFLPMQTIEDIFHDVEHGRVRYGIIPVENSIEGSVTSALDSFIKYRVKICGEVNLPIKHNLVNYSGNIEDIKQVVSHSQPLAQCREWLRKNLPGITNQSVFSTGTAAQMAHQDHTLAAVASELAIKTYDLQVVARGIEDYRGNTTRFLLIGDKSPSRSGRDKTSLLLSLVDKPGALYHTLNIMADNGINLTKIESRPVKGEAGKYMFFIDFIGHIEDQIVKRTCATLRETCASFEWLGSYPQMDGSE